The DNA region GCCGGCCGGTCTACGGCTGCCGCTGGACTCGATCAGCTGGGCCGACCCGCGGCCGGCCTTCGATGCCGACCCGCTGCACCGGCGCGCTGCCCTGGAGTACGCCGACGAGGCCGCGACGGCGCTCGTCGACGACGCTGACGACGCACCGACAACCGCCCTGGTCGCCGAGATCCGCGGTGGACTGCTGTATGTGTTCTTGCCTCCCGCCGAGGAGTTGGAGCATTTCATAGACCTCGTGCACCGTGTCGAGGTGGCAGCCGCCACGATCGACTGCCCGGTGGTGGTGGAAGGCTACGGGCCGCCCGCCGACCCACGCCTGCGGTCGATGACCATCACCCCCGACCCCGGTGTCATCGAGGTCAACGTGGCGCCGACGGCGGGCTTCGCCGAGCAGTCCGGCCAGCTCGAGGTGCTCTACGACCAGGCGCGACAGGTGCGCCTGTGCACCGAGTCCTTTGATGTCGACGGCAGTCACGGCGGTACCGGGGGCGGAAATCACATCACCCTGGGCGGGATCACGCCCGCGGACTCTCCGCTGTTGCGGCGCCCAGACTTGCTGGTCTCGCTACTGACCTACTGGCAACGCCACCCATCACTGTCCTACCTGTTCGCCGGACGGTTCATCGGGACCACATCGCAGGCACCGCGGGTCGACGAAGGCCGACCCGAGTCGCTCTACGAGCTGGAGATCGCATTCGCCGAGATAGCCCGATTGTGCCGTGGTGGGGGAGACGCCGCGTGGGTTGTCGACCGGGCTTTGCGTCACCTGCTCACCGACATCACCGGCAACACCCACCGCGCAGAGTTCTGCATCGACAAGCTCTACAGCCCCGACAGCGCCCGTGGCCGGCTCGGCTTGCTGGAGTTGCGCGGTTTCGAGATGCCGCCGCACCACCAGATGGCGATGGTGCAGTCACTGCTGGTGCGTTCGTTGGTCGCCTGGTTCTGGGACGAGCCCCTGCGGGCTCCGCTGATTCGACACGGCGCCAATCTGCACGGGCGCTATCTATTGCCCCACTTCCTCATCCACGATATCGCCGAGGTCGCCGCGGACCTTCGGGCCCATGGCATCGAATTCGACACCAGCTGGCTTGACCCGTTCACCGAGTTCCGGTTCCCCCGCATCGGCACCGCTGTGTTCGGCGGGGTCGAAATCGAACTGCGCGGGGCAATCGAACCGTGGAACGTGCTCGGCGAGGAAGCAACCGCCGGCGGCGCCGCCCGCTACGTCGACTCGTCGGTGGAACGTCTGCAGGTACGACTCATCGGCGCCGACCGCCAGCGGTTCCTGGTGACCGTCAACGGCTTCCCGATTCCGCTGTTGGCCACCGACAACCCAGATATCCAGGTCGGTGGCGTCCGCTACCGCGCCTGGCAACCCCCGAGCGCGCTGCATCCGACCATCACCGTCGACGGGCCGCTGCGGTTCGAACTGATCGACATTGCTGCTGCAGTGTCGCGGGGCGGCTGCACTTATCACGTTGCGCACCCGGGCGGACGGTCGTATGACACCCCGCCCGTCAACGCTGTCGAGGCAGAGTCGCGTCGGGCGCGGCGATTCGAGGCGGGCGGATTCACCCCGGGACCGGTCGACGTCGCAGCGTTGCGCGAGCAGCAGGCACGGCAGTCGACCGACGTGGGCGCGCCGGGCATTCTCGACCTGCGGCGAGTGCGTACCGTGCTGCAGTGATGGTTCTCCCCGCGACTGGTCCAAGCCACTTCGACGACCCGCTGGCGCCTTACCGTCGGCTGCGGGCGCAGCAGGTGCTGTTCGACCTGCAGGCCGGTGGACCGGCCGGTGACCACGACGAATTCGTCGACGCGGCAGGCGATGTGCGTCCTGCCTGGCAGGAGCTTGCCGACGGGATCCGGGACCGGGGACGCGGCGGCCTGCAGCGCCTGCGAGCCGCGGTCCGCGACTTGGTCGACAACGACGGCATCACCTACATCCATGTCGACGATGCCACCGCCGACCCCGACGCCGGGCCGATGCCGATCCCGTGGCGATTGGATCCGCTGCCGCTGGTGATCTCGGCAACCGATTGGGACAGCCTGGAAGCGGGCCTGGTGCAGCGCTCGCGCCTGCTCGACGCGGTGCTCAGTGATATCTACGGATCCCAACGCGTCATCACCGGGGGAGTGCTGCCGCCGCAGCTACTGTTTGCCCACCCGGGCTATCAACGCGCTGCCCACGGGATCGCGGTGCCCGGCAGGCACCAGCTGTTCCTGCACGGTTGTGACGTCAGCCGCACCCGGTCGGGTGAATTCCTGGTCAATGCCGACTGGACCCAAGCCCCGTCTGGGGCCGGATACGCGCTGGCCGGCCGGCGGGTGATCGCGCATGCGGTCCCTGACCTCTACGAGCAGATCGCGCCGCGCCCCACCGCGCCCTGGGCACAGGCGTTGCGATTGGCGCTCATCGATGCCGCCCCGGAATCGGCCGAGGAGCCGGTGGTGGTCGTGCTCAGCCCCGGCATTCACTCCGAAACCGCTTTCGATCAAGCCTATCTGGCCAGTGTGCTGGGCGTCCCGCTGGTCGAGAGTGCCGACCTTGTGGTGCGCGACGGCAAGCTGTGGATGCGCTCGATGGGGACCCTCGAACGTGTCGACGTGGTGTTGCGGCGCGTCGACGCCGACTACGCCGATCCGCTCGACCTGCGCGCCGAATCCCGGCTGGGTGTCGCGGGCCTGGTCGAGGCATTGCGCCGCGGATCGGTGACCGTGGTCAACACGCTCGGCAGCGGCATTCTGGAAAGCGCTGGCCTGCAGCGGTTTCTGCCGGTCATGGCACAGGCGCTGCTCGGTGAGACACCGCTACTGGCCACCCAACCGATGTACTGGGGCGGCATCGATGTCGAGCGCTCCCACCTGCTGGCCAATCTTTCGACGCTGCTGATCCGACCCGTCACCGCAGGGACGGCGATTGTCGGCCCGGAACTGTCGGCTTCCCGTCGTGAACAATTGGCAGCGGCGATCGCGGCCGAACCCTGGCAGTGGGTCGGCCAGGACCTGCCGGAATTCTCTTCGGCACCGGCGGCTTTCGCCGCCGGTTCGGTGTCCTCATCGAGCATCGGGGCGCGGTTGTTCACCGTCGCCCAACGGGGCGGCTATGCGCCGATGATCGGAGGCCTGGGTTATGTCCTGGCCCCGGGCACCGCAGCCTATCGGCTCGACACCGTGGCCGCCAAGGATGTTTGGGTTCGGATGGCACCCAGAGCCACGGCTGAAAAGCGGGCAGAGGCCACTGGACTGCCGCCGATGGCCCGCTCCAGCCCGACTCGCGAAGTCAGCTCACCCCGCGTGCTCTCCGATCTGTTCTGGATCGGCCGCTACGCCGAACGCGCCGAGCACATGGCGCGACTGCTGACCGTCACCCGTGAGCGCCACCACGAGTTCCGGCACCGCCAACCAACCGAAGGCAGCGAATGCGTGCCGGTACTGCTCACCGCGCTGGCGGACCTCACCGGCGTCGGTGCCGACGACGATGTCGACGAGATGGTGGCCACGGCCTGGTCCACGTTATGGTCGCTGACTGCCGACCGGCACCGTCCCGGCTCGTTGGCCCAATCGATCGAACGTCTCGGGTTGGCCGCTCGCTCCGTACGCGACCAGATGTCCAACGACACCTGGATGGTGCTGTCAGCGGTGGAGCGGGCGCTGCTGCAGGCGCCTGAGCAACCGCCGGAGTCGAAAGTTGAAGGCGAGGCTTTCCTGTCGACGACGAACAACCTGGCACTGGCAGGGATGCTGGCGCTGTCGGGAATGTTCGCCGAATCGATGGTGCACGATGTCGGATGGACGATGATGGACATCGGCAAGAGGATCGAGCGGGGCCTGGCGCTGACCGCGCTGTTGCGGACGACCCTGACGGCGGCGCGCGGACCCGGTGCCGAACAAACGATCATCGAGTCGACGTTGGTGGTGTGTGAGTCGTTGGTGATCTATCGCAGGCGCAACCCGGGAAAGGTGAGCGTGGCCGGGGTGGCCGAGTTGGTGTTGTTCGACGTGGCCAATCCGCGTTCACTGGCGTATCAGCTCGACCGGGTGCGGGCCGATTTGCGGACGCTGCCCGGTGCCTCTGGGTCCTCGCGACCGGAGCGGATGGTCGACGAGATCGCCGCACGGTTGCGGCGCATCGAACCCGACGAACTGGAGGACATCAACGCCGAGGGCCGCCGCACCGATCTCGACGGATTGCTCGCTGCCACGCACCGCGATCTGCGCGAGGTGGCCGGCGTCATCAGCTCCACCCACCTGTCGCTACCGGGCGGCATGCAGCCGTTGTGGGGACCCGACCGGCGCCGCCTGGTGCCATGACCGGCCGGTGTTACGAGATCGTCCACCGCACCGAGTACCGCTACTCCGACGTGGTGACCAGTTCCTATGGCCGCGGCTTCCTGACGCCGCGCGACCTGGCCCGTCAGCGCTGCCTGTCTCACGAACTGGCCATCGACCCGGTCCCCGACGACAGCTCGACCAGCCGTGACGTGTACGGCAACGTCAGCTCGTACTTCCATGTGGCCCGGCCGCACCGGGCGCTGTCGATCATCAGCACGTCAGTGGTGCAGGTCGACCCGCCCCCGGCCGATCTGTACCAAGGTCCCTCAGCGCGCGCGCCGTGGGAGATTGCCCGTCCAGTCGGCGCCGACGGGGCGCGGGCTGTGGAGTTCACGCTCGACTTGCAACCACCCGAGATCACCGACGAATTGCGCGCCTACGCGGCACCGAGTTTCGTCTCCGGGCGCCCGCTGATCGACGTGCTCCGCGACTTGACGACGCGCATTTACCGGGATTTCACCTACCGCACGGGGTCGACCACGGTGTCGACCAAGGTCAGCGAGGTTTTGGCTGCGCGGGAAGGGGTATGTCAGGACTTCGCGCGGCTCGCGATCGGATGCCTGCGTGCCAACGGTCTGGCAGCCAGTTACGTCTCGGGGTATCTGGCTACCGACCCTCCACCGGGGAAGGAGCGCATGGTGGGCATCGATGCGACGCATGCCTGGGCTTCGGTCTGGACGCCGCAGAACGTGTGGCTCGGGTTGGACCCGACCAACGACCAGATGGTCGATGAGCGCTACATCACAGTGGCTTTCGGCCGTGACTACGCCGACGTGCCTCCGTTACGCGGGATCATCTACACCGAGTCGGAGCGCAGTGTCATCGACGTGTCGGTCGATGTGGCCCCGTGGGGCGGGACGGTGCGTGGTGCGTGATTTCACCTGCCCGAATTGTGGACAGCGGCTGGCATTCGAGAACTCGGTGTGCCTGAGTTGTGGTAGTGCCCTAGGTTTTTCGATTGAAGACATGGCCCTGTTGGTGATCGCCCCGGCCGAGGAAAGCGAACACGCCGGCGCCGTCGACGAGGGCCAGTATCAACTGTGTGCGAATCTGCATCTGGCCGAATGCAACTGGCTGGTCGAGAAGGGTCCGATCGCCAGGTTGTGTGCGTCGTGCGCGTTGACCCGAACCCGGCCCAACGACGCCGACACCATCGCGCTGGCGGCGTTCGCGACTGCCGAGCGAGCCAAGCGCCGGCTGATCGCCGAATTGCACGAGCTGAAATTGCCGATCGTCGGCCGAGACCTCGACCCCGACTTCGGGCTGGCGTTCGACCTGCTGTCGAGTCAGTTCGAGAAGGTGTTCACCGGCCACGCCAATGGTGTGATCACCCTCGACCTCGCCGAAGGTGACGATGTACACCGCGAACAGTTGCGCATCTCGATGGACGAGCCGTACCGCACCTTGCTCGGACACTTTCGCCACGAGATCGGGCACTACTACTTCTATCGCCTGATCGGCACGTCTCCGCAGTACTTGGAGCGCTCGACCGAGTTGTTCGGCGACCCCGAGCTCGACTACCAGGCAGCGCTGGACCGCCACTACAGTCAAGGTGCCCCCGCGGGCTGGGAAGAGGACTTCGTATCCTCCTATGCCACCATGCATCCCGCCGAGGACTGGGCCGAGACCTTCGCGCATTACCTGCACATCCGCGACACCCTCGATACTGC from Mycobacterium sp. SMC-4 includes:
- a CDS encoding DUF2126 domain-containing protein; amino-acid sequence: MGIKVALQHRTSYTFDRLVEVYPHVVRLRPAPHSRTPIEAYSLQVEPADHFVNWQQDAFGNFAARLVFPTRARQLTVTVGLIADLLVINPFDFFVEDYAEHFGFDYPRALLEDLKPYLRPVDEGGEGTGPGDLVQAWVQNFAIAPGTPIIEFLVALNRAVNADVGYSVRMEPGVQTPDTTLRTGIGSCRDSAWLLVSILRQLGLAARFVSGYLVQLTSDVVVLDGPSGPDADFTDLHAWTEVYVPGAGWIGLDPTSGLFAGEGHIPLAATPHPESAAPITGATEPCETTMEFSNLVTRVHEDPRVTLPYTESAWAAITALGHRVDDRLAAADVRLTVGGEPTFVSVDNQTAPEWTTDADGAHKRERASALAARLKKVWAPHGLIQRNQGKWYPGEPLPRWQIGVLWRTDGLPMWDDEELLADPWPEQPNTTVAPADAAYRLLRAVADGLELPDGQIRPAYEDPLSRLLAAVRQPDGDPVAAGDDLQTDTAQARAALLARLDAPVTEPAAFVLPLHRRDDDTGWASANWRLRRGRIVLVEGDSPAGLRLPLDSISWADPRPAFDADPLHRRAALEYADEAATALVDDADDAPTTALVAEIRGGLLYVFLPPAEELEHFIDLVHRVEVAAATIDCPVVVEGYGPPADPRLRSMTITPDPGVIEVNVAPTAGFAEQSGQLEVLYDQARQVRLCTESFDVDGSHGGTGGGNHITLGGITPADSPLLRRPDLLVSLLTYWQRHPSLSYLFAGRFIGTTSQAPRVDEGRPESLYELEIAFAEIARLCRGGGDAAWVVDRALRHLLTDITGNTHRAEFCIDKLYSPDSARGRLGLLELRGFEMPPHHQMAMVQSLLVRSLVAWFWDEPLRAPLIRHGANLHGRYLLPHFLIHDIAEVAADLRAHGIEFDTSWLDPFTEFRFPRIGTAVFGGVEIELRGAIEPWNVLGEEATAGGAARYVDSSVERLQVRLIGADRQRFLVTVNGFPIPLLATDNPDIQVGGVRYRAWQPPSALHPTITVDGPLRFELIDIAAAVSRGGCTYHVAHPGGRSYDTPPVNAVEAESRRARRFEAGGFTPGPVDVAALREQQARQSTDVGAPGILDLRRVRTVLQ
- a CDS encoding circularly permuted type 2 ATP-grasp protein, coding for MVLPATGPSHFDDPLAPYRRLRAQQVLFDLQAGGPAGDHDEFVDAAGDVRPAWQELADGIRDRGRGGLQRLRAAVRDLVDNDGITYIHVDDATADPDAGPMPIPWRLDPLPLVISATDWDSLEAGLVQRSRLLDAVLSDIYGSQRVITGGVLPPQLLFAHPGYQRAAHGIAVPGRHQLFLHGCDVSRTRSGEFLVNADWTQAPSGAGYALAGRRVIAHAVPDLYEQIAPRPTAPWAQALRLALIDAAPESAEEPVVVVLSPGIHSETAFDQAYLASVLGVPLVESADLVVRDGKLWMRSMGTLERVDVVLRRVDADYADPLDLRAESRLGVAGLVEALRRGSVTVVNTLGSGILESAGLQRFLPVMAQALLGETPLLATQPMYWGGIDVERSHLLANLSTLLIRPVTAGTAIVGPELSASRREQLAAAIAAEPWQWVGQDLPEFSSAPAAFAAGSVSSSSIGARLFTVAQRGGYAPMIGGLGYVLAPGTAAYRLDTVAAKDVWVRMAPRATAEKRAEATGLPPMARSSPTREVSSPRVLSDLFWIGRYAERAEHMARLLTVTRERHHEFRHRQPTEGSECVPVLLTALADLTGVGADDDVDEMVATAWSTLWSLTADRHRPGSLAQSIERLGLAARSVRDQMSNDTWMVLSAVERALLQAPEQPPESKVEGEAFLSTTNNLALAGMLALSGMFAESMVHDVGWTMMDIGKRIERGLALTALLRTTLTAARGPGAEQTIIESTLVVCESLVIYRRRNPGKVSVAGVAELVLFDVANPRSLAYQLDRVRADLRTLPGASGSSRPERMVDEIAARLRRIEPDELEDINAEGRRTDLDGLLAATHRDLREVAGVISSTHLSLPGGMQPLWGPDRRRLVP
- a CDS encoding transglutaminase family protein: MTGRCYEIVHRTEYRYSDVVTSSYGRGFLTPRDLARQRCLSHELAIDPVPDDSSTSRDVYGNVSSYFHVARPHRALSIISTSVVQVDPPPADLYQGPSARAPWEIARPVGADGARAVEFTLDLQPPEITDELRAYAAPSFVSGRPLIDVLRDLTTRIYRDFTYRTGSTTVSTKVSEVLAAREGVCQDFARLAIGCLRANGLAASYVSGYLATDPPPGKERMVGIDATHAWASVWTPQNVWLGLDPTNDQMVDERYITVAFGRDYADVPPLRGIIYTESERSVIDVSVDVAPWGGTVRGA
- a CDS encoding putative zinc-binding metallopeptidase; translated protein: MRDFTCPNCGQRLAFENSVCLSCGSALGFSIEDMALLVIAPAEESEHAGAVDEGQYQLCANLHLAECNWLVEKGPIARLCASCALTRTRPNDADTIALAAFATAERAKRRLIAELHELKLPIVGRDLDPDFGLAFDLLSSQFEKVFTGHANGVITLDLAEGDDVHREQLRISMDEPYRTLLGHFRHEIGHYYFYRLIGTSPQYLERSTELFGDPELDYQAALDRHYSQGAPAGWEEDFVSSYATMHPAEDWAETFAHYLHIRDTLDTAAAFGFAPATATYDRRVLGPSGFDTIIDMWLPLSWALNMVNRSMGKDDLYPFVLPPPVLEKMRFIHTVIDDVISDPAKLAEAGAPAQTQEQQLG